The Solanum lycopersicum chromosome 6, SLM_r2.1 genome has a window encoding:
- the LOC138349357 gene encoding uncharacterized mitochondrial protein AtMg00810-like yields MVSLRTMLTLAATKGWDVQQIDVYNAFLQSDLVEEVYMQLPPGCTHRYDGVQPALLAVGFQQSHMDYSLFTKRSDEGIVIVLIYVDDLLVTGRSLKLINETKTVLKDNFKIKDLGTLRYFLGIEFARNTKGILMHQRKYALEIISHLGLGGSKPIATPVETNVKLTTMVFDKHVGSSSDSLLSDIGAYQRLVGRLIYLTITRPDLSYAVQSLSQFMNAPKRYHMDAAVRVVRYIKQNPGSGILLAAQSSDYLQAYCDADWGSCLDTRKSITGYMVKFGDSLLSWKSKKQSTVSRSSAEAKYRNMTSTVSEVTWIIGLFRGLDMPLTLHVVIHNDSTAAIQIASNPVFHERTKHIDIDCHFVREKIQRGIVFIQHLATAEQLADVLTKGRGRLQHDYLVSKLGMKNIFISPSLKEGIEEYAKSIAKN; encoded by the exons ATGGTCTCTTTGAGGACAATGCTGACCCTTGCTGCTACTAAGGGGTGGGATGTTCAACAAATAGATGTCTATAATGCCTTCTTGCAAAGTGACTTAGTGGAGGAAGTGTATATGCAATTGCCTCCAGGTTGCACTCATAGATATGATGGGGTTCAACCT GCCCTATTAGCTGTTGGTTTTCAACAAAGTCATATGGATTACTCTTTGTTCACTAAAAGGTCAGATGAAGGCATTGTGATTGTCttgatttatgttgatgatttgttggtAACCGGTAGAAGCTTGAAGTTGATTAATGAAACTAAAACAGTTCTGAAGGAcaacttcaaaataaaagacCTTGGGACTTTGAGATATTTTCTAGGGATAGAATTTGCTAGAAACACTAAAGGGATTCTTATGCACCAGAGGAAGTATGCATTGGAGATAATTTCACACTTGGGTTTAGGTGGGTCTAAACCTATTGCCACACCTGTTGAAACGAATGTCAAATTAACTACTATGGTTTTTGATAAACATGTAGGTTCTTCATCTGACTCACTACTATCAGATATTGGTGCATATCAAAGACTTGTTGGAAGGTTGATTTACTTAACCATCACTAGACCTGATTTGTCTTATGCTGTTCAAAGCTTAAGTCAGTTTATGAATGCACCAAAGAGGTATCATATGGATGCTGCTGTTAGAGTTGTAAGATACATCAAACAAAATCCAGGCTCAGGCATACTTTTGGCTGCACAATCTTCTGATTATTTGCAAGCATATTGTGATGCTGATTGGGGATCCTGTCTTGATACTAGGAAGTCCATCACCGGGTATATGGTCAAATTTGGGGACTCTTTACTTTCTTGGAAGTCAAAAAAGCAATCCACTGTCTCAAGGAGTTCTGCAGAAGCAAAATATAGAAACATGACTTCCACTGTTTCTGAAGTTACATGGATAATTGGTCTTTTTCGTGGTTTGGATATGCCTCTTACCTTACATGTTGTTATACATAATGATAGCACTGCTGCCATTCAGATTGCATCCAATCCTGTGTTCCATGAAAGGACCAAAcacattgacattgattgtcattttgttaGGGAGAAGATTCAAAGAGGTATTGTCTTCATTCAACATTTGGCCACTGCGGAGCAACTTGCTGATGTGTTAACTAAAGGTCGTGGTCGTTTGCAGCATGACTATCTTGTATCCAAGCTAGGCATGAAGAACATTTTCATATCTCCTAGCTTGAAGGAGGGTATTGAGGAGTATGCTAAGAGTATTGCTAAGAATTAA
- the LOC138349358 gene encoding uncharacterized protein: MTNKIDHAHPLFLSSSNVPGAVQIEIQLSGMENYTLWSRAMELTLLTKNKLGFVDGSIKRENYIVDSEKNSGIDVMLCSGGNGSGSNGPVSQGYRSQGNMKPHKPQRSGYLYCDHYEMNGHNRVDCNKLKYCTHCHKHGHLKDVCFQLIGYPVNYKGKRLANNVSTDCGSLGKSNDNSCFVTSTQQSQQQYGSGFGASSVPQFTPDQYKNVLQMLNLPLIHEGNATSTNINANEAGNFAGNSKFNSCSFDWIVDSGATDHMVGTKNNLLTGRVKEIDKEDGGLYILKSPQLIDTGQHHKSISTRAIQDSDEGEVWQKRLGHIPMNAVECLESDPLQTERTGVSLPDKKSPFEMMFSKPPDLSYMRIIGCSCHATKLLRTNKFGPRAIRSVFMGYGTTQKGYKLYDLENKVFFISRDVVFTKSIFPFQIHANADMQAIVPDDAIQVPVLNVKADDHVCIDDHIDSTTRHSVDHIFEDPNMSPSSVVQEPTMSSTIGRRQSTRTSRPPFWQNYFVTSAKCESKSHCLYSLGDSIDYTCLSPSYQCCIANFSVKNEPHFYHQVVKDKRRVAAIKEEIQALEDNKTWR, encoded by the exons ATGACGAACAAAATCGACCATGCTCATCCTCTGTTTTTGTCATCTTCTAATGTACCAGGAGCTGTTCAAATTGAAATTCAACTCTCAGGCATGGAGAATTACACTTTATGGAGCAGAGCAATGGAATTGACTCTGTTGACTAAGAATAAATTGGGGTTTGTTGATGGAAGCATCAAACGTGAAAATTATATAGTTGATTCTGAGAAGAACAGTGGGATCGATGTAATGCTATG TTCTGGAGGCAATGGTTCTGGAAGTAATGGTCCTGTGAGTCAAGGTTATCGAAGTCAAGGAAATATGAAACCTCATAAGCCACAAAGGAGTGGATATTTGTATTGTGATCACTATGAAATGAATGGTCACAATAGAGTTGATTGCAACAAGCTGAAATATTGTACTCATTGTCATAAGCATGGGCATTTGAAGGACGTTTGTTTCCAGTTAATAGGTTATCCTGTCAATTACAAAGGGAAAAGATTAGCTAACAATGTGTCAACAGATTGTGGATCCTTAGGAAAATCAAATGATAATAGTTGTTTTGTTACTTCCACACAACAGTCACAACAACAATATGGTTCAGGTTTTGGAGCTAGTTCAGTGCCACAGTTTACACCTGATCAGTATAAAAATGTCCTTCAGATGTTGAACTTACCATTGATTCATGAAGGAAATGCAACATCTACCAACATTAATGCCAATGAAGCAGGTAACTTTGCAGGAAACTCTAAGTTCAATTCCTGTAGTTTTGATTGGATTGTTGATAGTGGAGCAACTGATCATATGGTGGGAACTAAGAAT AATCTTCTCACTGGGAGAGTGAAGGAGATTGATAAAGAGGATGGTGGTTTATACATTTTGAAGTCTCCTCAACTGATAGACACTGGACAACATCATAAGAGTATTTCTACTAGAGCTATCCAGGATTCTGATGAGGGTGAAGTTTGGCAAAAAAGACTAGGTCACATCCCTATGAATgctgttgaatgccttgaatcggacccgctacaaacagaaaggacgggggtctcgctgcccg ATAAAAAGTCTCCTTTTGAGATGATGTTCAGCAAACCACCAGATCTGTCTTACATGCGAATAATAGGTTGTTCATGTCATGCCACCAAACTGTTGAGGACAAACAAGTTTGGACCTAGAGCTATTAGATCAGTTTTTATGGGTTATGGCACTACACAAAAGGGATACAAACTTTATGATCTTGAAAATAAAGTCTTTTTTATCAGCAGGGATGTTGTGTTTACGAAATCCATATTTCCCTTTCAGATTCATGCTAATGCTGATATGCAGGCAATTGTACCAGATGATGCAATTCAAGTTCCAGTTTTGAATGTCAAGGCTGATGATCATGTTTGCATAGATGATCATATTGATAGTACCACTAGACACTCTGTTGATCATATTTTTGAGGATCCAAATATGAGTCCATCTTCAGTTGTTCAGGAACCAACTATGAGTTCCACTATAGGAAGAAGACAGTCCACTAGAACTTCTAGGCCTCCATTTTGGCAAAATTATTTTGTGACCTCAGCCAAGTGTGAATCAAAGTCTCACTGTCTGTACTCTCTTGGAGATAGTATTGACTACACTTGCTTGTCTCCTTCATATCAATGTTGCATTGCTAATTTTTCAGTTAAAAATGAGCCTCACTTTTATCACCAAGTTGTCAAGGACAAGAGAAGGGTGGCAGCTATAAAGGAAGAAATACAAGCTTTGGAAGATAATAAGACTTGGAGATAG
- the LOC101254001 gene encoding probable LRR receptor-like serine/threonine-protein kinase IRK produces the protein MRKVFVIVFLFLLVEAVFVEALNPSLNDDVLGLIVFKSDIQDPYKKLKSWNEEDDTPCNWDGINCNPRSNRVTEVVLDGFGLSGRISRGLLRLQFLHRLSLAKNNLTGSISVSLAQLAYLKFLDLSENNLSGNIPGDYFQQCGPLRSISLANNKISGQIPESLSSCVTLASLNLSSNQFSGMVPSGIWSLNGLRSLDLSNNLLNGEIPVDIQGLSNLRALSLGRNKFMGEIPDEIGGCLLLRSIDLSENSLSGELPSTMQKLSLCSEFILRRNAFVGIVPEWIGEMKSLQILDLSENNFSGHIPTSIGELESLKVLKVSRNRISGSLPESLSSCVKLLELDVSHNSLAGTIPKTVGQLKSLNILDLSENLLYGIVPVEIGGATSLMELSLDKNSLTGEIPSSVGYCSSLVSLSLSHNSLTGPVPEALAKLTYLQSVDLSFNKLTGVLPKQLGDLGHLSFFNISHNQLQGELPSSGFFNTISPYSVSANPSLCGAAVNRSCSTVMPKPIVLNPNSTDSSPNTVPQSIRHEKKILSISALIAIGAAAVIFVGVIAITVLNIRVRSAAPRSAAAALTFSGGDDFSHSPSTDANSGKLVMFSGDPDFSTGAHALLNKDCELGRGGFGAVYRTVLGDGHPVAIKKLTVSSLVKSQEDFEREVRKLGKVHHHNLVTLEGYYWTPSLQLLIYEFVAGGNLYKHLHEGSGGCFLSWNDRFNIIIGTAKSLAHLHQKNVIHYNLKSSNVLIDSSGEPKVADYGLARLLPMLDRYVLSSKIQSALGYMAPEFACKTVKITEKCDVYGFGVLVLEVVTGKRPVEYMEDDVVVLCDMVRGALEEGRVEDCIDARMQGKFPADEVIPVMKLGLICTSQVPSNRPDMGEVVNILELIRYPSEGQDELV, from the exons ATGAGAAAGGTGTTTgttattgtgtttttgtttCTGTTGGTGGAGGCGGTGTTTGTGGAAGCTTTGAACCCATCTTTGAATGATGATGTACTGGGATTAATTGTGTTCAAATCGGACATTCAAGATCCATATAAAAAGCTGAAATCTTGGAATGAAGAGGATGATACTCCTTGTAACTGGGATGGAATCAACTGTAACCCCAGATCCAATAGGGTGACTGAAGTTGTTCTTGACGGGTTTGGTTTATCTGGAAGGATAAGCAGAGGCCTTTTACGCTTGCAGTTTCTTCACAGGCTTTCACTAGCAAAGAACAATCTTACAGGTAGCATTAGTGTTAGTCTTGCTCAACTTGCTTATCTCAAGTTTCTTGACTTGAGTGAAAACAACTTATCTGGTAACATTCCTGGTGATTACTTTCAACAATGTGGGCCGCTTAGATCAATTTCTTTAGCTAACAACAAAATTTCAGGGCAGATCCCAGAAAGTTTAAGCTCTTGTGTTACACTTGCGTCCCTTAATCTATCGTCAAATCAGTTTTCAGGGATGGTGCCTTCTGGAATTTGGTCTTTGAATGGACTAAGGTCTCTTGATTTGTCAAACAATTTGTTGAACGGCGAAATTCCAGTAGACATTCAGGGTCTGAGTAATTTGAGAGCATTGAGCTTGGGGAGAAATAAGTTCATGGGTGAAATTCCAGATGAAATTGGAGGTTGTTTGCTTTTGAGGTCAATTGATTTAAGTGAAAATTCACTCTCTGGAGAGCTTCCAAGCACAATGCAGAAGCTTAGCTTGTGTAGTGAGTTCATTTTGAGACGTAATGCTTTTGTGGGCATTGTACCTGAATGGATTGGAGAAATGAAAAGCCTTCAGATTCTTGACTTGTCTGAGAACAACTTCTCTGGTCACATTCCAACTTCAATAGGGGAACTTGAGTCACTGAAAGTATTAAAGGTGTCGCGGAACAGGATTTCTGGAAGCTTGCCTGAGTCCTTGAGCAGTTGTGTTAAGCTTCTGGAATTGGATGTTAGTCATAACTCTTTGGCGG GCACCATTCCTAAGACAGTCGGTCAATTGAAATCCTTGAATATTCTTGATTTGAGTGAAAATCTCTTATATGGTATTGTCCCTGTGGAAATTGGAGGAGCAACATCTCTCATGGAACTTAGTCTGGATAAAAATTCCTTGACTGGAGAAATTCCTAGTTCAGTTGGCTATTGTTCTTCATTGGTATCGTT GTCTTTATCACATAACAGTCTAACTGGTCCTGTACCTGAAGCCCTAGCAAAACTGACTTACCTTCAAAGTGTTGACTTATCCTTTAACAAATTAACTGGAGTCTTGCCAAAGCAGCTTGGAGATCTTGGCCATCTCTCTTTCTTCAACATTTCACACAACCAGCTACAAGGCGAACTACCTTCTAGTGGTTTTTTTAATACCATTTCTCCTTATTCTGTGTCAGCAAACCCATCTCTATGTGGGGCTGCTGTCAACAGGTCATGTTCTACAGTCATGCCCAAGCCAATTGTTCTGAATCCCAACTCCACTGATTCTTCTCCCAACACTGTCCCTCAGAGTATTCGCCATGAGAAGAAAATCCTAAGCATCTCTGCCCTCATTGCTATTGGTGCAGCTGCTGTTATTTTTGTTGGTGTGATTGCCATTACTGTTCTCAATATTCGCGTTCGGTCAGCGGCACCTCGCTCTGCTGCTGCAGCCCTTACATTTTCTGGTGGAGATGATTTTAGCCATTCTCCATCCACGGATGCGAATTCTGGTAAGCTTGTCATGTTTTCTGGTGATCCCGACTTCAGCACAGGGGCACATGCTCTGCTTAACAAAGATTGTGAGCTTGGGCGAGGTGGTTTTGGAGCAGTGTACCGCACTGTTCTTGGGGATGGGCATCCAGTGGCCATTAAGAAGCTTACCGTCTCCAGTCTTGTTAAGTCTCAGGAAGATTTTGAGAGGGAGGTTAGGAAATTGGGAAAAGTCCATCACCATAATCTGGTCACCCTTGAAGGTTATTATTGGACACCATCTTTACAgttacttatatatgaatttgTGGCTGGTGGGAATTTGTACAAGCATCTCCATGAAGGATCTGGTGGTTGTTTCCTCTCATGGAATGATCGGTTCAACATCATTATCGGGACAGCAAAAAGCTTGGCTCACTTGCACCAAAAGAATGTAATCCACTACAACCTAAAGTCCAGCAATGTCCTAATTGATAGCTCAGGTGAGCCTAAAGTTGCAGATTATGGGTTAGCAAGACTATTACCCATGCTTGATCGATATGTCTTGAGTAGCAAAATTCAGAGTGCACTCGGTTACATGGCACCTGAATTTGCATGCAAAACTGTGAAGATAACCGAGAAGTGTGATGTGTATGGATTTGGAGTTCTTGTTCTGGAGGTAGTAACTGGAAAGAGGCCAGTTGAGTATATGGAAGACGACGTGGTAGTACTGTGTGACATGGTACGTGGAGCATTAGAAGAAGGCAGGGTAGAAGACTGTATAGATGCAAGGATGCAAGGAAAGTTTCCAGCAGATGAGGTGATTCCTGTGATGAAGTTAGGATTAATCTGCACATCACAAGTTCCATCAAACCGGCCTGATATGGGAGAAGTAGTTAACATTTTGGAGCTAATTCGATATCCTTCAGAAGGCCAGGATGAACTTGTATGA